The Ferroacidibacillus organovorans genome has a segment encoding these proteins:
- a CDS encoding MFS transporter, which produces MVRYKIGALSRPAFRWFYLGRVISLFGSAMTPVALAFAVLQVRSGQHLLGFILAAEILPNILLVLIGGSLSDRYRRDRLLLFSNLGSGLSQSGIAAIVLSGASPYWLLPFAVSNGVWSAVTSPAMRGILPEIVECEDIAHANALLNTARSAARIVGPPIAGILVATLGGGVGIAIDAATFFIAAICLHQVHIPSHPAVGDSSIFRELREGWSYFRQRRWIWSITVAFTLMNAVQMGVWQVLGPILAKVTFGSSGWGVTLGVKAVGLLIASLAMLKIQLRHPLRDGMIAIAISGIPMFVLGQGYALPYLMIAAALAGAGSTISAMGWDTSLQQAVPKSILSRVCAFDEFGSYMMIPLGELFAVPLADAFGYHTVATVGGIVFVVIALLPLTDRLVRRMTPGDLWKLNQEGNAELSGSLQG; this is translated from the coding sequence ATGGTCAGGTATAAAATCGGTGCACTTTCACGTCCTGCGTTTCGCTGGTTTTATCTGGGGCGCGTCATCTCTCTTTTTGGCAGTGCGATGACGCCTGTGGCGCTCGCGTTTGCCGTGCTGCAAGTCCGAAGCGGGCAGCATCTGCTGGGATTCATCTTGGCGGCAGAAATTCTTCCAAACATCCTGCTGGTACTTATCGGTGGCAGTCTTTCTGATCGCTATCGCCGAGACAGGCTGCTGCTTTTTAGCAATCTAGGCTCTGGGTTGTCCCAGTCAGGCATTGCCGCCATCGTCCTGAGCGGCGCGAGTCCGTATTGGCTTCTCCCGTTTGCAGTTTCAAACGGTGTATGGAGTGCCGTCACGTCCCCTGCGATGCGTGGAATTCTTCCGGAGATTGTCGAGTGTGAGGACATTGCGCATGCGAATGCGCTCCTAAACACTGCACGCAGCGCTGCAAGGATCGTCGGACCGCCAATTGCCGGGATACTTGTCGCGACACTTGGTGGCGGCGTTGGGATTGCGATTGACGCTGCCACGTTTTTTATCGCGGCGATTTGCCTGCACCAAGTCCACATTCCTTCACATCCTGCGGTGGGGGACTCGTCCATTTTTCGTGAGTTGCGCGAAGGATGGTCGTACTTTCGGCAGCGTCGCTGGATTTGGTCGATCACGGTGGCTTTTACCTTGATGAATGCAGTCCAAATGGGCGTCTGGCAAGTCCTTGGCCCGATTCTTGCAAAGGTTACATTTGGCTCCTCTGGGTGGGGCGTAACACTTGGCGTAAAGGCGGTCGGGCTTTTGATCGCAAGTTTGGCGATGCTCAAGATTCAACTGCGTCATCCGCTGCGCGACGGGATGATCGCCATTGCGATCAGTGGCATTCCCATGTTCGTTCTCGGTCAAGGGTATGCCTTGCCTTACTTGATGATCGCAGCAGCGTTGGCTGGAGCCGGTTCGACGATTTCCGCAATGGGATGGGATACATCACTTCAGCAAGCTGTGCCTAAAAGCATTCTCTCACGCGTTTGTGCCTTTGACGAATTTGGGTCATACATGATGATACCACTGGGAGAGCTTTTTGCTGTACCCTTGGCTGACGCGTTTGGATACCATACAGTCGCCACGGTGGGCGGAATCGTCTTTGTGGTCATTGCGCTTTTGCCATTGACTGACAGGCTGGTTCGCCGCATGACTCCAGGCGATCTATGGAAACTCAACCAGGAGGGAAATGCCGAACTCAGTGGCAGTCTTCAAGGCTAA
- a CDS encoding ArsR/SmtB family transcription factor: MNTLKRQDTEIQNELYAKFFHGLSNPTRFRIVEILLDGEKTVSDLVYMLSVTQGQVSNHLACLKWCGYVSSRQDGKYVIYRITDERVRVIMQLAKEMVSDNAAHISQCTRM; this comes from the coding sequence GTGAACACACTCAAGAGACAGGACACGGAGATTCAAAATGAGTTATACGCGAAATTTTTTCACGGGTTGTCCAATCCGACACGCTTTCGCATCGTGGAGATTCTGTTAGACGGTGAAAAAACGGTGAGCGATCTGGTTTACATGCTGTCGGTGACACAGGGGCAAGTATCCAATCACTTGGCGTGTCTCAAATGGTGTGGGTATGTCTCTTCGAGGCAAGATGGAAAATATGTGATCTATCGAATTACAGATGAACGTGTGCGCGTGATCATGCAACTTGCAAAGGAAATGGTTTCAGACAATGCAGCCCATATTAGCCAATGCACAAGAATGTGA
- a CDS encoding TlpA family protein disulfide reductase, protein MNKWILLLGLFVIVGIGISAVNAIGRQNQVANASAPSTTSLSQATANGNLGFQSLSFHTVSGHVLHVNPNEKTVLHFMTSTCASCVPTEQTLTKFSNMPGVQIISVDINPQNDNLNTIQQFKRASHSNWPYVMETTPYLIDKFHITELDTVVILYHGHVIFNKVLPSYTQLKKVLA, encoded by the coding sequence GTGAATAAATGGATTTTGTTGCTGGGGCTTTTCGTCATTGTCGGGATTGGTATTTCTGCTGTGAACGCGATTGGGAGACAAAATCAAGTTGCCAATGCGAGCGCTCCGTCAACGACGAGTCTCAGTCAAGCAACAGCTAACGGAAATTTGGGATTTCAGTCACTCTCGTTTCATACGGTTTCAGGACACGTTCTTCACGTGAATCCCAATGAGAAAACCGTGCTACACTTCATGACTTCAACGTGTGCTTCTTGTGTTCCTACGGAACAGACACTGACCAAGTTTTCAAATATGCCAGGAGTCCAGATCATCTCCGTCGATATCAACCCGCAAAATGACAATCTGAATACGATTCAACAGTTTAAGCGCGCGTCCCATTCAAACTGGCCGTATGTCATGGAGACAACGCCATATCTCATCGACAAGTTCCACATTACAGAACTTGATACGGTGGTTATCCTCTATCACGGCCATGTGATTTTCAATAAGGTGCTCCCCTCCTACACTCAGTTGAAGAAGGTATTGGCGTAA
- a CDS encoding cytochrome c biogenesis CcdA family protein — MTGSWIILGAGVMAAFNPCGVAMLPGYIVRLLGGQDHTLKDGLWAGGVMTLGFFSVFILGGIAAALFATLLGSITSWVAFFVGVSFAVVGVFMFFGKSPFNFHIRGPKVGPTRSNRTFFVYGIAYALGSLGCTFPLFSLLVLSSFASQGLMGGIADFMLYALGMGFVVTLLSLASTISQQLISTWVRKAASFMNRFSAIITLGTGVYLMIYWWPYLTLK; from the coding sequence ATGACAGGGTCATGGATTATTCTTGGGGCAGGAGTCATGGCAGCTTTTAATCCGTGTGGCGTGGCGATGTTGCCAGGGTACATTGTACGCCTGCTGGGCGGACAAGATCACACGCTCAAAGATGGTTTGTGGGCAGGTGGCGTCATGACGCTCGGATTTTTCTCTGTTTTCATTTTAGGAGGCATCGCGGCCGCACTTTTCGCTACGCTGTTGGGATCCATCACGTCGTGGGTGGCATTTTTCGTCGGTGTTTCCTTTGCGGTTGTCGGTGTGTTCATGTTCTTTGGAAAATCACCCTTTAATTTTCATATTCGCGGACCGAAGGTTGGACCCACAAGATCCAATCGAACCTTTTTTGTTTACGGGATCGCGTATGCGCTAGGTTCGCTTGGATGCACATTTCCCCTCTTCTCACTCTTGGTGTTGTCTTCGTTTGCTTCCCAAGGGTTGATGGGTGGCATCGCCGACTTCATGCTCTATGCCCTTGGCATGGGTTTTGTGGTAACCCTTCTGTCGCTTGCTTCGACCATTTCGCAACAACTCATCTCAACGTGGGTGCGAAAAGCTGCCTCTTTTATGAATCGCTTCAGCGCCATCATCACGCTTGGCACTGGAGTCTACCTGATGATCTATTGGTGGCCCTATCTGACGTTAAAGTGA